One stretch of Nicotiana tabacum cultivar K326 chromosome 18, ASM71507v2, whole genome shotgun sequence DNA includes these proteins:
- the LOC107804277 gene encoding uncharacterized protein LOC107804277: MKRGRSSAQFTKVKIERDAEPDPWSLSRTMQIIIQDDTYRDMINWHSLPKSFLPPKFKLEDSGLSESKAFILMVEPDDCIAAVKAYIQEEKGIPFKKQKLLNKDGGVLRDTQTLLSAEIKLGSTLILRYAPITQISVKTLTGRTIWLMVEGDDTVADVKAVIQEKEGIRFHKQRLLYNGQILEDDKLLVHCGIQYDSVLDLLLRLCGC, from the exons ATGAAGAGAGGGAGATCAAGTGCTCAATTTACAAAAGTAAAGATCGAAAGGGATGCAGAACCGG ATCCATGGTCATTAAGTCGAACGATGCAAATTATTATTCAAGATGATACCTATAGAGACATGATTAATTGGCATTCATTACCAAAATCATTTTTACCCCCCAAGTTTAAACTCGAGGACAGTGGCCTTTCAGAATCAAAAGCTTTTATCCTTATGGTTGAACCAGATGATTGTATAGCTGCAGTTAAAGCATATATTCAAGAGGAAAAGGGGATTCCATTTAAGAAACAGAAGCTATTGAATAAAGATGGGGGAGTTTTAAGAGATACACAGACTCTTCTTTCTGCGGAAATCAAGCTAGGTTCTACCTTAATCCTTCGATATGCACCAATAACACAAATATCTGTGAAAACTCTTACGGGACGCACTATATGGTTAATGGTTGAGGGTGATGATACCGTTGCAGATGTTAAGGCTGTAATTCAAGAAAAGGAGGGAATTAGGTTTCATAAGCAGAGGTTACTCTACAATGGACAAATATTAGAAGATGACAAGCTTCTTGTCCACTGCGGAATTCAGTATGACAGTGTTTTGGATCTTCTCTTAAGGTTGTGCGGTTGTTGA